The DNA region CAAAAAGGTTCCCCAAACGAAGGTTTAAATAAGACTGCATACAACACTAAACATCTAACCCTAGCTAAAACGGTGCAGGAGAAGGACGGGAAAATCAGCTTACTCAAACAGGAGACAACAAGAACCCATGGCCACAGATATGAGAAACATCACCTAAGAGATCAGGATCACTCCGGATCTGACCAAGGCAACAGAGGCTTCTCCTGAAAACCGTCAGAGGAGGACGACCAAACGCTCAAAAGACCGTCGAGCAGACCTCGCTGTGAAGACCATCTCATTTGCTGAGCACACTAACCACACCATCGATCCACCAGATCTAGCCAAGGCGACACAAAcagaagcaaacaaacaaaatacagaGCTATGGGGGTCCTCTCACAGCTACGGCGAGGAGCACCGGTCACCAGAGAGGGCAGACATAGATTTGGTCTTTGGGCGACGGCTAGGGTGAACTCAggggagagaaaaaagaaaacgcGTTGCTATTCACATTTTTCACATACAAATGTTGTCTTTAATTCGTCGTTTTATGATATTATTCTCATATAATGTATACTTTGTTGAAACTGTCACACCTCTGTATACACActgtttatttttaagatatcaACGGTTAATAGGATGTCGCAgaattttgtttgctttatgatttttttttttaaattatacatcATTTCTTCATtgatgtatgtttttgtttttatgattttttgcaGCAAAACTTGtttaatagaagaaaatatataatagtttaaaatcttattatataaaccttgcttctcaaagttagtaactcaccagattgtgacatgtgttagttttaacgattagagattaaagttaaaaactcaccagatcatgACACATATccattttaacaattaaatatcaaagttaataactctttagatcgtgacatgtgtcaattttaacgatcaaaaatcacagttttcaaacTTAGTAAAACAAAgtataagataattgtaatcttattatattaaaacaacaactaagataaatatactatgtgtcatcaatatcaaagtttcactgttacaaagattctcaaccactacatggtaaaataaatatactatgtgctATTCATATTTGGTCGTAgaattatactatataacacattaaattttatgtctttgtttgcacaaaaaaaaaaaaataaatacatttcaTGTCTCTATGGTTAGCCAATTTCGGACACTGAGTACTGCAACAAGATTTGTGAAGGCACAtgcgaagaaaacgaagatcaTGAATAACCAATTGGTAGCTAGAATTGAAGTttgaactaatatttttattatattaaaaatcttattacaTAAAATGGATTTTCAAATTAGCCATTAACatgatcatgacatgtgtcaaatacattgatgagatgttgacactgtcaaaaattattattttttaaaacaactaattaaaaaaataacaacaaatataaataaaatttatatgtttatatataaaaaaatttctaaatcaaaaaagaaaattaacaaaactaatctattttccattgtaagttacttacttatattatacgtgttttctcaataagattttgacatgtataaacaaaaaagtaatttactaagcatgtatattattattaataaataaatagtgaataacaaatttaaaatctgAAGTATTTTTCAATGaaagctatcagatgcaatgcAATGAAACTGAAGTATATAAGCCTGCTAATTTAATCGAGGAtagagacactgatggaggcTTCAAAAGTGATTGtacagttagtagcattataagtttggaagataaaTTGGTCATTGatgtttttggtcaaaatatAAAGTTGTCTTtttgaataatgttgatgatttcggtactgaaacaagagctgcatgatcaagtaattgagaagcggtttcaaatttgggaagttggaacgatataccattttaaaattggtttcaaacaggatttatgtggttttctatcggattaggttcgtaaaccgtttaaacaaggtatatagagaaatatatgagaacttttgattcaagtaaaaataagttgagaatttatgattcgagaatatttgagacgaggtcatagctttaagttgttttggtacaattgaatatttctgaagagtaaataggtcgttgatcattaacgtgattatgacatactccctctgtctcataaagattgatgttttgggatatttttttgtcccacaaagattgatgttttgtaaacttcaagaaacaatcattgaaaatatttaaaattttgaattgttattggtttaaaattaaataatatcccTTTAGTCAaaggaaataatatatttaaactccgtaatcattgttttattaaaatgtgtaaaagcttctaagcatcaatctttatgagacagagggagtatgtcatgttttggattgtatagaaagtttctattttgtatatatgaattatctaagaattatatataacatcctaattataattttcaatttgtttttattatattaactttctttcaaattttcaacttttattgggttagtcataaaattattgtaatcgagtagataatttACATCAGTTGTTCATCCGAAATAtctttggattaaaaaaaacttcatggttaaagaaattatgtcacaaaacaattttagtaattataagaactataattatgccaaaatgaaagtaaagcaacataaaatttgtttaagttGTTTAGAAGATATTTTATAGGTGATGATAAAAaacatactttaacaataaaataattttgggtataagaacatatttttaatggtaaaacatagagtaaaattatacgtgattacttattagatgttgctttgatgaatttgttgcatgtcaaatattttgtgaataagttgtgaaacgtttttgaaatttgacaataataatatttgtaacgaTATAATTaggctttagattattgtaataattgttataatatattaaaaatatataaatataaataaatgtatgaaggtaaatacaaatattctctaacttacattattaatatatttactttaaaaaataaaagtttttatatatttgttaatgatttattttctttaacaatttttaaatccGTACATCGTGCGGGCCTTATCtagtacaaataaaaaaatctgttttatGATGGTTTTACGAAAACGCTGTAAAATTTCGCAACATGTTATCATTATAGCATAAGTCAACATGTTACCATTACATTATActagaatttttttgaatgaatataATATGTAACTCGCAGATCTTTTCATTGTTAAACTATTTTCGTATAtcatagtaattttttttttttttataattattatagtaaatttCATGTATGCAAGCTACATGATCAGATTCATTATCCCTCGATTTTGTCATGGATCTGTTATTTCTCCCGTATCATTTGGATTCAAatgttcttctcttctcttctcttatgttgtttggttatataaagtgaaaaaaaaaaacaagaagaagcaatcACAGCAGCACGTTTCACATACacgtattattttttatttttttaaaaatcatacaCATATATGTACTATTTAATTATAACTGAATTAGATGAAATGATCCATGAGAGTGTCAGAGACTCAGAGCAGCCTTTATCAATATGTTGTCCCGCGTTATTTACGCGATCGATCTAACTGATGTGTGTATGTCAACTTTAATTCcatctttgtcttttttctcGTAccaattttctaaaattgaaaTCCATATACCAAATTTTGTATTTACAGATATTACAAGAGTAATATAGGGATTTTAGTGAATTAAAATTCTAACTTCGtaacaaaaatgaagaaaaatagtAGTAGCACTGTAGCAGTTAGTTGTCGAATTGTCATTTCCAAAAGTAATTTGAATTAAGTATAGATAAAGTGCCTTAATAGCATTATACTAGCATAAGTCAATGTACTAAGTCGTGGCCACcaaagtatatattattttttgtcagccaataattatatttcagcaatattttaaaaataacagaatgaagaagaagaaaaaggtaatGAGTACTAACAATTTTGATGTGGGATTTTGAGAATATAATGGAAATAGTGACTCTAGGTCAAGTCAAATCGTCCATCTAGTCTGATTGATAGAAAGAAAACTTCATCACAACTCTTTGTTTCCtaaataaattgttttgatttgaccAGAGGGGGAAAAGAATAGTCTTTACATTTTATTGCCAACTatctaatttactttttttgggaaaatagtttcttatttataaaaaagtataattttttgaaaataataaaagtttctgaaatatttatattttctggCATGattaatattgaagaatctTGTAAATGTATTGTGACTTTAGGTACTTatagttttcaaaaaattgtttttgtgttcaCGATATGTTTCCTCTCTAGTATTTCCCTATTTATCACACTTTCTATGAACTTTTCTtgaacttgttttcttctcagtaaatttaaattataacttttttttgtcatttgttACTTCGTTATcaaagatatttgatttttaagtttattataaatttacaaataatgaTATATTAGACCATTTTTCAATGAAAATGTAGTTAGTTATTTGTGTTGATAAATTTCTAACTATGAGACTACAACAATGATAGTTTTCAAATTTGATAAATTTCTTTTAGTCTTTTCTTCAATTTActgaaaatatgttttaaaaaaataattaaggttGGTtccatttttactttcttaatttttatacattatcTTTTTCCATTATATCTTATGAGGCTACACTTGAGGACTAACAGATCGAATAGAGAAATTTGCAATTAGCCCTTTACGAAATGGCGTTACATATATACCGTGAAGTTGATTAGGGATAATGAACTTGTTGAACACAAAGAAGTTTTTCACCTGGAAACTGCTCATGGTATAAACACTAGAAGCAGGAGGAATACAAATTGACGAGTCAAATTTCCATTATACCGTATTTTTCTACTTGCAATGAGAATGACTTGTAAGTTTTGGGCAATCTATCATTttctaaagtttatatattatttttgatgaaCATATTCCTATTTCGTTTAATACACTCTTTATgtcatacattttattttttataaatcatattgtacatacatatttttctaaatcatattctttttcttgaaattgaagagaatcatatttttatacatcAACATAgatgtattttttaaataatatttttatacatcattttttacacattataatttttttataaatctttttttaaagaatttttttatacattgtgtttttataaataaaacatattttaaacatcatatttttaaacatcatatttttaaacatcatatttttatacattattttttattatatttttataaattatatatatatatatatatatatatattttaacggCAAACaattatcccctatatattaaaagagaaacattttggagaaaaacctgatgtgtcgtcgccagagaTCTCCGTAGCCAATTTATTGTTCACCCTTAGTATTACATAAAATTGCCACTcctatatatttcttttgtcaacTACCACTGATATTCAATTTATTtgtatacacaatattttgttcctataaattggtaaatattattcaaaaattgataaatattatcccttatatattaaaagagaaacattttagagaaaaaactgatgtgtcgtcgccagagagATCCGTAACCAATTTATTGTTCACCCTTAGTATTCTATAAAATTGCCACTcctatatatttcttttgtcaacTGCCACtgatattcaatttatttatatacacaatatttgcTCCtaaaaattggtaaatattattcaaaaattgataaatattatcccctacatattttaaaaattaaattaattttattatgtattgtaatataataatataactatactatgagatgtaaaaatatatatatttaaaatcatatctttaaaaatataaataatcttatctttctaataattttataaagctctaatGGTGAAATAATCGAATATCATtaaatatataggggatttacattaaattgtcattagtataaactaaggaatatttcattcaataattgaaggaaatctatattattaattagggAATACActtaagggttaaaaaaaattatattaaatatccatgttgccaaatgACCCAATTTACATACTaagaaaaagattaaataacatatttattatattttaggaaatcgttCAAATTAGGTGACGagaatttgataaaattaaataacatatttattataatataatcatattatgagaattttgtgtgGGTATATTCATGTACGGAAAAATACGGGATGTGAATTTGGGAACAAGAATTCAAGCAAAATATAAGCGAACATACTATTTACTCATGTGAATTACGAGAAATGAGTTTtctcaggtaaaaaaaaaataaacgttgcAATCAGACATATTAGACGGGTTTGATCGCTTGACAATTATATTTAGGTCATCTGGAAATTCTATGATATGCAATGAGATGGGTATAGACAAGTAGACATGAACACGGGTACAATTACGGTTTATTAACTATTGGTTATAGTTAAATTCAAAACAAGACGAGTATCTCATATATAGAACAAAACGAGTATCTCAGTAGTCACAACATTAAGTGGTCCCATATATTTAACAAGACGGTTTCAtttcaattcaattttaatatatttagcgTGATGTATACAGAACCAGACAAGTATctcattctaaaatatatacatctaggttaaaaatgagaaataaatgaaactgaaaCCGAATCCAAACTTGATTTAACATCCTTAAACAAACAGTTGGAAATGTTTGGATTATATTTAGAATAATATAGACGTAATATCACGTatctaaattatatcttaattttttcttatatatatatatatcatttatggAGGTCTGAGTAGAAGTTtacatgaaattttttaatttttttaaaaattatgcaaaaataaccctgcacgtatgtgcgggtccgaacctagtattattataaatatgttacaTAATACATGATACATGAACAATTCAAAAACAAccattgaaacaaataaaagaaattgaacACAATTTCGAGGAAGAAGTGGAAGTAACCCTGCTTTCTTAATGGAAGTCTTAGAGGCAACAAATGAAATCTGTGAAGTCCTCTCTTCGTATACTCGTAAAAGGCTAACATCTCATAGATGAAACTCGTAAATTGCATCACTTTGATTAAAACAATACACTGATATGTAGCTTGAAAAGCTCATGGATCATGTCTTTTGAAATGTTTTATGCGTCTTTGCCAGTTTGTGAACATTGTTTCTCCGTTCataaaacctaaaatttttAACCGATGAATAGAGAGAACATCATCGTACGACCATGTCGTTGAAAGTCGAAGGCCAATACAAAGCCTGTGTGGACCTGTTCCTTCAAGCGAGATGGTTAATTCGTTGATTCCCGAATCAAAAATCCAAATGATATCTCCATACAAATGGTGCAGAGAAGAATCATCGGTTGAGAACAAGATAACGTTGGTGAGGAATACCACCGGAAACAAACCCTATATAGGGACAACCATCCCGATTCGAATGAATCGGTATTACTTGAGACACAGGACATCGATCGGATGAATCTGACCAATACGGCAAGTTAAGATAGGCTATCAAAATTGGAGTATAAAGCAGAAGTGAGTGAAAGCCCAAATCTTGAATCACCAGAAGAGAAGCATATATCACCACCGTTACAATATGGCAAAGATCATAGATCTGAATTATGTGATTTGCCGTTATTTACACTATAAAAACCAGAAACttgaagaaattaaagagaataaaaaCTAGAGACGAAGGTGACCGACGCCGGCCAAAAACTGTGGATTGTTAGTTTGTCTTCGATCGCCCTTGAGTCGCTAGGAAGAGAcggtttcttatatatatatatatattttttttttttcaaaatttctttttcaatttcagatttcatttatttctaaaaataaaacttaactaaaataaaaatttgggtttttgGTCTTTCTACATAAATTTTGTGTCAATATACTAATGAGATATTATAGTATGTCAATAGACCCAAATTTGGGTCAATTTTAGTGTATTTGgatattttcacataaattaaaggAAAGCcaccaaaactaattaatttaaatcacACTCTGTATCTTGCACAGGTGGTGTCCATTTCTTGTCTCCGATAGAGTCTATCTATGAGTCTCTGAAAATGCAGAGGATATTTCTCAAACTCATCGAGGGTGAAGTTTGAACCAGAACTGAATTGGATTTTTGGTTTGGAATTTGCAAGTGAAGTTTCAGTTTGGGTGTCGGATCGGAGAGTTATCTTGCTATGAGTTCTTCCTTTGTTTAATCCCATTCCTAAACCACAAACATTGAAACAGTTCACTGCACGTCTCCACCTAAAGATAAGTCTTAACTGTCCATCGAGACATGATCCATAAGTGTGATCACTAGAAAACAGTTTGATATGTGAATAAGTGGAAACTGTTGTACCTTGGGATAGACTTAGTACCTTTAATGATGGAGAGAAAATAAATGTACTCTATACAAATctatgatgaacaaaatcatgtCTATGGATTCCACCCCTGAACGCTTTACATGGTCTGCATTTTTGCGGATTTGCTGTCCTTGACATTGAACAAGTTAGGTTCTTGTTGATGAGGCCCATATGCATAGCAAACAGAAATATAAATTGATTTCTAAGCAGAAGGAATCCTGAAGACAATAACAAAGCTACATTTCAAGTTAAGTGAAGGAGAATCTAAGAACCTCAGCGGACGAGTATGATAAATTGGAcgtttgattttgggttttaattctGTGTTGTTTGCATCATGTAAGCAGATAACTGATTGTGTAAACTCAATGACAGCAATTTGCATCCTTTGGAAagggattttttgtttttcttcacaCGTACGTTTGCTGCACGAACAAGAACTCCAAGAAGATAGGAATTAAGCCGAGCAAAAACACAAGGCTTCTCAATAATTAAAGTTGTAAACTAGCAACTATTCAAACCTATAGCAACTTACACGCTTCTGGATTCTAGTTTAAACCATGAACAGGTAAAGGCATACATGTGAAATTAGAATGTAATACCGACACTACATGTATAGGTAACTCACAATATTGGATTCATAGACCTCTCTATCAGTTTCCTTTTCAATCCAAGGAGCAAAATCGTAACGCTGAGAAAGGCACAAGTTCAAGTAAGTTATATTTGGACCCTCTTCAAAGCATTGACCTTCTGTCTAATCCTTACCAACAACCTGATTTTCTAGTGCACGAGGTTATAACACTTGAGGAGAAGAATCTTCATGGAGATAAGAATCCGATGATTGTGTGTTTTGACGTTAGACATGAGAGGATTAGTTTTATCAAAGCGCCTGTGGATGTTGTGTGTTGGGAGGGTAAATAAATATTGATAGAATACAAAGGAAAGTTAGCTTCCGTTGTAAGGCACCCTTTAGTTGATAGTTAACGTGGATAAACATGATTGGTCCAAGCAAACATTTAAAGCTTCCCTTCTCTTATTATGAGTAAACccaaatcattattattatttttaatgttctACAGATCTCCCAAAATCACCCCAATTTTTTCCTTTAATCTCACTACATTGATCACAAATTaacttttccttcttcttaaaataaaaaaaaaatataaaatttcctAAATTCCATAAAACTCTCTAGATttccttaattaataattaccaATTTGATGAGGacacaaagaacaaagaaaacaggAATTATTGTCATATAAATATAGTTCCCAAAGCAACCCTAAACAGAAATACACTGAAATTCTCTTCATCTCCCATCACCAAATTGAAGAAGATCTAAAACTATTCAGAACACCTAATCTCAAATTCAGATTCTAAAACTATGAGTTCATCAGGTATACGCTTTCGTTATCAGAGAGCttcaactactttttttttgccgtGTTCTTCTGTTTCCTCATAATTAAAGAATTTGTTTTCATGTTATGCGAATTTGCcggggttttttttgttttcttctttcttttgtggtGCGATTGACTCGGTTAATTGGTTATCTGCAGATCCAATTGCGaaggttgatgaagaagaagttacgGTGAAGAGTTTAGACCTAAAACCTCTCTGTGATGAGGTTTGTTTGTGAattcttcttcatttatttttgtagttatataatatgagttttgattaatttcttttgtgttcttttgtcTTTATGCTTCAGGTTAAAGAGTACTTCGCTGGAAGGTCGATTTCAGAGAAAACACTCGAAAGAAATCGGGTTATGCAGAAAATCATAGGCGGTGAGGTACGTTACCCAAAGTCTTTAGATTGACTTATTAGTTAGATTCTTGTCTTAAGGAGCATATATGCTTGGTTCTGGTTCCGTAACGTGTGTGTCTAGCTAGGGCGTACTctgttattaattatatatttactttcttaCCTGTAATTTCTTGCTACGTTAATGGCAGATTGTGATTGCTTTTACGTATTGGGAAAGAGAGGAGCTTGTGACTTGCAAGTACCGGTGGTATCTAACTAAGAGGTTCAGTCAGGTAATTCACGTCACACAAATTCTTTTCTCTTAATATAAATATAGCTAGCAATAGCATTACATGCATATGAACAACTCTCACAtgctttcttaattttttacttttgactTTACTTTAGGAAAGGAAAACACGGACAGCACGGAGGATCTTGTATGGGGTTAATGACATAGAACAAGCATCTGAAATCATTATAGTATATCTTCTCTGCCGTACGTTCAtctcctttatatatatatatacatgatgaTCATATGATGGGTCGACGAACTTAACTGTGAGCTTTTTGAATATTATAGGTTGAAGGGGAACCAGATAAACTTGCAATGGAAGAGGCTGGTTTTCTCAATTGTGTCTCTGTTCCTGATGGAGCTCCAGATATTGTTTCTTCAAAGCCAGTCCCACCTGAATCCAAGGTTTGCCTTGTCTTGTTCTAAGTTTCGtacttattttttcttgttctttacaTTCTCTCTTATTTGGTTTCTTAATCATTTTACTGTTTCTGTGATGCTAGGACAAGAGCTTTAATAAGTATCTATGGAATTGCAATGACTATTTGAAAAAGGtttgtgataatttttttttttctggtttgatgtGATATTATTGGTGTATACATACATCTCAAATGCTTTCTCTATTCGTAGGCGTCTCGGATTATTATTGCTACTGATGGAGATGTAGCTGGTCACTGTCTGGCTGAAGAACTTGCACGGCGTTTGGGGAAAGAAAGATGTTGGCGTGTCAAGTGGCCGAAGAAAAGTGATGAcgataaacattttaaagatGCAAACGAGGTCagattatattttatgaaattgcTTTTCGTTGTTACTTTTGGTTTAAATGACCAACAATGAGTTTTTTACTTAGATGATTTGTTTTATCAGGTGCTTATGTCTATGGGACCTCATGTACTCAAGGAAGCTGTTCTAAATGCTGAGCCATACCCTATTCCATAGAAGGATTTGAAGAGACATGATGCCTTCTTCTTATCATAGAATACATGGACACAAGTA from Camelina sativa cultivar DH55 chromosome 3, Cs, whole genome shotgun sequence includes:
- the LOC104777098 gene encoding primase homolog protein-like, with amino-acid sequence MRFVKEYFAGRSISEKTLERNRVMQKIIGGEIVIAFTYWEREELVTCKYRWYLTKRFSQERKTRTARRILYGVNDIEQASEIIIVEGEPDKLAMEEAGFLNCVSVPDGAPDIVSSKPVPPESKDKSFNKYLWNCNDYLKKASRIIIATDGDVAGHCLAEELARRLGKERCWRVKWPKKSDDDKHFKDANEVLMSMGPHVLKEAVLNAEPYPIP